The Campylobacter sp. CN_NE2 genome contains a region encoding:
- a CDS encoding dihydroorotase — protein MKILIKNGTVINHDGKEKINVLIENDRILALTKDEPNADKIIDATGKFVMPGLIDMHVHFRDPGFEYKDDVNSGSETAVAGGVTTALPMANTKPVNDNAAITRAMIEKAKKRGLIDLLPFGAITQGFKGERITEMGEMLEAGCVAFSDDGLPVTDSSVMRQALEYTAHFGSFVSNHSEDCSLCRGGVMNEGKVSAILGLKGMASEKEEIMVSRDILLAKKTGGHLHVAHVSSAWSLKLIEQAKKEGINVTCEVTPHHFTYDESELMGYDTNFKMSPPLRTNADVEAMREGLKNGLIDVIATDHAPHSWDDKFVEFDKAPFGILGLQTLVPLTLRLVEDGVISLEKMVFLTSYNPAKILNLKDKGEIAVGKLADIAIIDPELKYIYDEKINKSKSQNSPLFGKELKGACVLTIKSGRVVFEFPNVVA, from the coding sequence ATGAAAATTTTGATAAAAAACGGCACCGTCATCAACCACGACGGCAAAGAAAAAATCAATGTTTTAATAGAAAATGACAGAATTTTGGCACTTACAAAAGACGAGCCTAACGCCGATAAAATCATCGACGCAACGGGCAAATTCGTCATGCCCGGACTTATAGATATGCATGTGCATTTTAGAGATCCGGGATTTGAGTATAAAGACGATGTAAATTCAGGTAGCGAAACAGCCGTCGCAGGTGGCGTAACAACGGCACTTCCTATGGCTAACACAAAGCCCGTAAATGACAACGCCGCAATCACAAGAGCGATGATAGAAAAAGCAAAAAAACGCGGACTTATCGATTTATTGCCGTTTGGTGCGATAACGCAAGGCTTTAAAGGCGAACGCATAACCGAAATGGGCGAAATGCTTGAAGCCGGTTGTGTAGCATTTAGCGACGACGGACTTCCCGTAACCGATAGCTCGGTCATGCGACAAGCGCTTGAATACACGGCGCACTTTGGCTCGTTTGTCTCAAATCACAGCGAAGACTGCTCACTTTGTCGTGGCGGAGTGATGAACGAAGGCAAGGTAAGTGCCATTTTAGGGCTAAAAGGCATGGCAAGTGAAAAAGAAGAGATTATGGTTTCGCGCGACATTTTGTTAGCCAAAAAAACGGGCGGACACCTGCATGTAGCCCATGTAAGCTCGGCGTGGTCGCTAAAACTCATCGAACAAGCCAAAAAAGAAGGCATAAATGTAACCTGCGAAGTTACGCCACACCACTTCACATACGATGAGAGCGAACTTATGGGCTATGATACGAATTTCAAAATGTCCCCGCCGCTTCGCACGAACGCCGATGTAGAGGCTATGCGAGAGGGCTTAAAAAACGGCTTAATCGATGTCATCGCCACAGACCATGCACCGCACAGCTGGGACGATAAATTTGTCGAATTTGACAAAGCGCCGTTTGGGATTTTGGGGCTTCAAACGCTAGTTCCTTTGACTTTGCGTTTGGTGGAAGACGGCGTAATCAGCCTAGAAAAAATGGTTTTTTTAACTTCGTATAATCCTGCGAAAATCTTAAATTTAAAGGACAAAGGCGAAATCGCCGTTGGCAAACTAGCTGACATAGCTATAATTGACCCTGAGCTAAAATACATTTATGACGAAAAAATCAATAAGTCAAAATCGCAAAATTCGCCACTTTTTGGCAAAGAGCTAAAAGGTGCGTGTGTGCTAACTATAAAAAGCGGTCGTGTAGTTTTTGAATTTCCTAATGTAGTAGCGTAG
- a CDS encoding N-6 DNA methylase, with the protein MISEILKDSDYKLDLFSPTSIQNLEKQITQKPNKNASGVGFTYYTKCLIRDKEVKLTPEEIVRQLYLDKLIGEYGYTKTRIQLEYPVHFGREVKRADIVIFDDIQITAPYIIVELKKPKAKDGKEQLKSYCNSTGATIAVWSNGEVISYYHRKDPNYFEPIPNIPQSGKSLKDVLKQDFTFDDLKKADKLQTQKITLKSIVLDMEDEVLANAGVDVFEEVFKLIFIKLFDELEGARNETRNLEFKNYGESDGELKVKIENLFSKAKKKWDGVFAGDDKIKLSPSHLSICVASLESIKLFNSNLEVIDDAFEYLVNKSAKGEKGQYFTPRYVIDMCVKMLNPKPDETMIDTASGSCGFPIHTCFYVWKNIYKSKGLEPSDLFTAEKKIPECEDYVKEKVFGIDFDEKSVRVSKMLNLIAGDGHTNVLYLNSIDYARWDEFTKDEEWEDIYFDGFKRLKNLRSTKNENRDFEFDILMANPPFAGDIKEPRILHAYELGKNANGKWQQKVGRDILFIERNLNMLKSGGRMAIVLPQGRFNNSSDKYIREFISEHARILAVVGLHGNVFKPHTGTKTSVLFVQKWDDKLCPKRDDYNIFFATMSKPSKDNSGDKIYYPLQDTHGHWVVEHDLFNPHLAGDEPIRKKDESEDTFQKRLTEYQDNLQKYAEFDKDGIAEAFADFVKAENLSFWRE; encoded by the coding sequence ATTATCAGCGAAATTTTAAAAGATAGCGATTATAAACTTGATTTATTTTCGCCTACTAGCATACAAAATTTAGAAAAGCAAATAACACAAAAACCTAACAAAAACGCAAGTGGGGTGGGCTTTACCTACTATACAAAATGTCTAATCCGCGATAAAGAAGTCAAACTTACCCCCGAAGAAATCGTTCGCCAACTATATTTAGACAAGCTAATTGGCGAATACGGCTATACCAAAACACGCATACAATTAGAATATCCCGTGCATTTTGGGCGTGAAGTCAAACGAGCAGATATTGTTATCTTTGATGACATTCAAATCACTGCCCCGTATATTATCGTAGAACTCAAAAAACCAAAAGCCAAAGACGGCAAAGAACAACTCAAAAGTTATTGCAACTCCACAGGAGCAACCATTGCCGTATGGAGCAATGGTGAAGTAATCTCATATTATCACCGCAAAGACCCGAATTATTTCGAACCAATTCCAAATATTCCACAAAGTGGCAAAAGTTTAAAAGATGTTTTAAAACAAGACTTTACATTTGATGATTTAAAAAAAGCCGACAAACTGCAAACACAAAAAATCACGCTTAAAAGCATTGTATTGGATATGGAAGACGAAGTTTTAGCCAATGCAGGAGTTGATGTATTTGAAGAAGTTTTTAAACTGATTTTTATTAAATTATTTGACGAATTAGAAGGCGCAAGAAATGAAACACGCAATTTAGAGTTTAAAAACTACGGCGAGAGCGATGGCGAACTTAAAGTTAAAATCGAAAATCTTTTTTCAAAAGCCAAGAAAAAATGGGATGGTGTTTTTGCAGGCGATGACAAAATCAAACTATCGCCGTCGCATTTGAGTATTTGCGTAGCGTCATTAGAAAGCATTAAATTATTTAATTCAAATTTAGAAGTCATTGATGACGCATTTGAATATTTAGTCAATAAATCCGCCAAAGGCGAAAAAGGGCAGTATTTCACACCCCGTTATGTGATTGATATGTGCGTAAAAATGCTAAATCCAAAGCCTGATGAAACTATGATAGACACCGCCAGTGGTAGTTGCGGTTTTCCGATACACACTTGTTTTTATGTATGGAAAAACATTTACAAAAGCAAAGGTTTAGAACCGTCTGATTTATTTACTGCCGAAAAGAAAATTCCCGAATGCGAAGACTATGTCAAAGAAAAAGTCTTTGGTATAGACTTTGATGAAAAAAGTGTGCGAGTGTCTAAAATGCTAAATTTAATCGCAGGAGACGGACACACCAATGTATTGTATCTCAATTCCATTGACTATGCCCGTTGGGACGAATTTACCAAAGACGAAGAGTGGGAAGATATTTATTTTGACGGATTTAAACGCCTTAAAAATCTGCGTTCAACCAAAAACGAAAACCGAGATTTTGAATTTGATATTTTAATGGCAAATCCACCATTTGCAGGTGATATTAAAGAGCCACGCATACTTCACGCTTACGAACTTGGCAAAAACGCTAACGGCAAATGGCAACAAAAAGTGGGGCGAGATATTTTATTTATCGAACGCAACCTAAATATGCTTAAATCAGGCGGTAGAATGGCGATTGTCTTGCCACAGGGTAGATTTAATAATTCAAGCGATAAGTATATCCGTGAATTTATTAGCGAACACGCACGAATTCTAGCAGTCGTGGGGCTTCACGGCAATGTTTTTAAGCCACACACAGGCACTAAAACAAGCGTTTTATTTGTGCAGAAATGGGACGATAAACTCTGCCCTAAAAGGGACGATTACAATATATTTTTTGCCACGATGAGTAAGCCAAGCAAGGATAATTCTGGCGATAAAATCTACTATCCATTGCAAGATACGCACGGGCATTGGGTTGTAGAACACGATTTATTTAATCCACATTTAGCAGGAGATGAGCCTATACGCAAAAAGGACGAAAGCGAAGACACATTTCAAAAACGCTTAACGGAGTATCAAGACAATCTCCAAAAATATGCCGAATTTGACAAAGACGGCATCGCCGAAGCCTTTGCCGATTTTGTCAAAGCTGAGAATTTGAGTTTTTGGAGAGAATAA
- a CDS encoding Fic family protein — protein sequence MKEFIPQELPVNFEITPKIYKALNNASRKLGELNGFIRTIPNQDILINSLVLQEAKDSNAIENIITTHDELFLAKIDEAKITQSAKEVINYEKALKKGYLLIKKDRLFLNRHILEIQRRLERHSAGFRTQSGTMLKNPATGEIKHIPPQNSADILRLMSNLEKYINDELDDLDPLIRLAIIHYQFETIHPFYDGNGRTGRIINVLYLTYKGLLDLPILYLSAYIIKNKSKYYHLLEQVSKNSNWNDWIEYILKGIEQTSIASVNLIKSIDKAMSDFSSLLQDKSPEIYSKDFVELLFAYPYTKIESVKNKLGISRQTASKYLRICENLGEFECVKLGRINYFINIRLFKILKKGLIIE from the coding sequence ATGAAAGAATTTATTCCACAAGAGTTGCCTGTAAATTTTGAAATAACTCCAAAAATTTATAAAGCTTTAAATAATGCTTCAAGAAAATTAGGTGAATTAAATGGTTTTATTAGAACTATACCAAATCAAGATATTTTAATCAACTCATTGGTTTTGCAAGAAGCCAAAGATTCTAATGCAATCGAAAATATTATAACAACTCATGATGAGTTATTTTTAGCTAAAATAGATGAAGCTAAAATTACACAGTCAGCCAAAGAAGTTATAAATTACGAAAAAGCACTCAAAAAAGGATATTTGCTAATTAAAAAAGATAGATTATTCTTAAATCGCCATATTTTAGAAATTCAAAGGCGATTAGAACGCCATTCCGCAGGATTTCGAACACAAAGCGGAACAATGCTTAAAAACCCAGCCACAGGCGAAATCAAGCATATTCCACCGCAAAATAGTGCTGATATACTTCGCTTAATGTCAAATTTAGAAAAATATATAAATGATGAATTAGACGATTTAGACCCACTAATCAGACTTGCTATTATTCACTATCAGTTTGAAACCATACACCCATTTTATGATGGTAACGGTAGAACTGGGCGTATAATCAATGTATTGTATCTTACATACAAAGGTCTTTTGGATTTGCCTATTTTATATCTTAGTGCGTATATTATAAAAAACAAATCTAAATATTATCATTTATTAGAACAAGTAAGTAAAAATTCAAACTGGAATGACTGGATAGAATATATTTTAAAAGGTATTGAGCAAACTTCTATTGCTTCGGTAAATTTAATCAAAAGTATAGACAAAGCTATGTCGGATTTTAGTAGTCTTTTGCAAGATAAATCACCAGAAATTTATAGTAAAGATTTTGTGGAATTATTATTTGCTTATCCATATACAAAAATCGAATCCGTAAAAAACAAATTGGGTATTTCAAGGCAAACAGCTTCTAAATATTTAAGAATATGTGAGAACTTGGGAGAATTTGAATGTGTAAAGCTCGGTAGAATAAATTATTTTATTAATATTCGTTTATTTAAGATTTTAAAGAAAGGATTGATTATTGAATAA
- a CDS encoding restriction endonuclease subunit S, which yields MALNLNQTLQNKYPNLEISVLKYSDAMKDNECKRIDAEYFKKSALMLLNKICNMPHIILGEDYNISKLAGFEFTKYFLEENMNSSENYIALTSKNIQNERLDISDYITIDKNVADKNLIRSKILKHDVVLSYTGEYRRSLVMQTKQEFQLGPNICRIRQIKNNVSPFVVSTFFNSKIGQIILDKEKTLSAQPTVAMSRLRKLPIPLFPLEFQQQIEQMVRQSHECLEQSKDLYREAEVLLYQELGLNPQNPLATITPVSQSLNFSVRTLKESLHTTGRLDSEYYQIKYDEIEKVIKNYSGGYLKLKDIGEFKNGSLISEDFYVEKAQRAYIRIKELSFNEPIKIAESVFIDDNFEAKNETTVKENDFVIATIGNTIGKVNLIPKELNGSFISNNTSKFSLFDNYILPEFLELLLRSIFVQEQISREFTQTAQPKISNYSLENIIIPKINLQIQTQIAEKIKQSFALRVRANELLQSAKTKVETAIKQA from the coding sequence ATGGCTTTAAATTTAAACCAAACATTGCAAAATAAATATCCGAATTTGGAAATTAGCGTTTTGAAATATTCAGACGCTATGAAAGATAATGAGTGTAAAAGAATTGATGCAGAATATTTTAAAAAGTCTGCATTAATGCTATTGAATAAAATTTGCAATATGCCACATATTATTTTAGGAGAAGATTATAATATTTCAAAATTGGCAGGTTTTGAATTTACTAAGTATTTTTTAGAAGAAAATATGAATTCAAGCGAAAACTATATAGCATTAACAAGTAAAAATATTCAAAATGAAAGATTGGACATATCGGATTATATTACTATTGATAAAAATGTTGCTGATAAAAATTTAATTCGTTCAAAAATATTAAAGCACGATGTTGTCTTGTCTTATACTGGTGAATATAGACGCTCATTAGTAATGCAAACCAAACAGGAATTTCAACTTGGTCCGAATATTTGCAGAATTAGACAAATTAAAAATAATGTTAGTCCTTTTGTTGTATCTACCTTTTTTAACTCAAAAATAGGTCAAATCATTTTAGATAAGGAAAAAACATTATCAGCACAGCCGACAGTAGCAATGTCAAGATTAAGAAAATTACCTATCCCCCTTTTCCCCCTTGAATTTCAACAACAAATTGAGCAAATGGTGCGTCAGTCGCACGAGTGTTTGGAGCAGTCCAAAGACCTTTACCGAGAAGCGGAAGTTTTGTTATACCAAGAACTCGGGCTAAATCCGCAAAATCCATTAGCCACTATCACGCCTGTTTCACAGAGCCTGAACTTTTCCGTGCGAACGCTTAAAGAAAGTCTGCATACCACAGGTCGCCTTGATAGCGAATATTATCAAATCAAATACGACGAAATCGAAAAGGTGATTAAAAATTATAGTGGTGGATATTTAAAACTAAAAGATATAGGCGAGTTTAAAAATGGCAGTTTGATTTCAGAAGATTTTTATGTAGAAAAAGCTCAAAGAGCCTATATTCGCATAAAAGAACTTTCTTTTAACGAACCGATTAAAATTGCAGAAAGTGTTTTTATTGATGATAATTTTGAAGCAAAAAATGAAACAACCGTAAAAGAAAATGATTTTGTTATCGCAACTATCGGTAATACTATCGGAAAAGTAAATTTAATACCAAAAGAACTTAACGGAAGTTTTATTTCAAACAATACTTCCAAATTTAGTTTGTTTGATAATTATATTTTGCCTGAATTTTTAGAATTGCTTTTAAGAAGTATTTTCGTGCAAGAGCAAATTTCGAGAGAATTTACGCAAACAGCACAACCTAAAATTTCAAATTATTCACTTGAAAATATCATAATTCCAAAAATAAATTTGCAAATTCAAACTCAAATTGCCGAAAAAATAAAACAATCCTTTGCTTTGCGAGTAAGAGCTAACGAGCTACTACAATCAGCGAAAACAAAGGTAGAAACGGCGATTAAACAGGCGTAA
- a CDS encoding FtsW/RodA/SpoVE family cell cycle protein: MFKFDKSILAHFDFIQPLLILPIVFLSHLLISEANSTLAMKQYVYFAVGAVLFFVLFLLPLRKFSYLVPIFYWVNIFLLISVEFFGVSKLGAKRWLEIPFVHFTIQPSELMKPAFVLMLAYLIRKFPPPQNGYNLKDFAKISFHILLPFILVAKEPDLGTALILFLTGFAILFIVGVDKKIWLSIVVAVGIASPVLYNGLHDYQKKRITDFISEEPSYQVKQAIIAIGNGGIYGKTKDEATQTHFKFLPISTSDFIFAYHIERFGFVGAAGLMLLYMLLIMHLLSLNFHFKEDPFLRVFATGVACLIFIYGGVNIAMVIGFAPVVGVPLPFFSYGGSSFITFACLFGILQNLITFRIKDAYETTHIRL; encoded by the coding sequence TTGTTTAAATTTGACAAAAGCATTTTAGCACATTTTGATTTTATTCAACCTTTGTTGATTTTGCCGATTGTTTTTTTATCTCATCTTCTCATAAGCGAAGCAAATTCGACACTTGCGATGAAACAATATGTCTATTTTGCAGTTGGAGCTGTGCTTTTTTTCGTTTTGTTTTTGCTTCCGCTTCGCAAATTTTCATACCTTGTGCCGATTTTTTACTGGGTAAATATATTTTTGCTTATAAGTGTCGAATTTTTCGGCGTTAGCAAACTAGGCGCGAAAAGGTGGCTTGAAATCCCGTTTGTGCATTTTACGATTCAGCCAAGTGAGCTTATGAAACCTGCATTTGTCTTAATGCTTGCATATCTCATCAGAAAATTTCCGCCGCCGCAAAACGGATATAATCTCAAAGATTTTGCCAAAATTTCATTTCACATTTTATTGCCTTTTATTTTGGTCGCAAAAGAGCCTGACTTAGGAACTGCGCTTATTTTATTTTTGACAGGTTTTGCGATTTTATTTATCGTCGGGGTTGATAAAAAAATTTGGCTTAGCATTGTCGTTGCTGTCGGTATCGCTTCGCCCGTGCTTTATAACGGACTGCATGATTATCAAAAAAAGCGAATTACCGATTTTATCAGCGAAGAGCCGTCTTATCAAGTCAAACAAGCCATCATCGCTATCGGAAACGGTGGAATTTACGGCAAAACAAAAGACGAAGCCACGCAAACGCACTTTAAATTTTTGCCGATTTCTACAAGCGATTTTATTTTTGCTTATCATATCGAACGCTTCGGATTTGTCGGTGCTGCGGGACTTATGCTACTTTATATGCTGCTCATTATGCACCTTTTAAGTCTAAATTTTCACTTTAAGGAAGATCCGTTTTTGCGGGTTTTTGCCACGGGCGTGGCGTGTTTGATATTTATTTACGGCGGCGTTAATATCGCTATGGTTATCGGTTTTGCGCCTGTTGTGGGTGTGCCGCTACCTTTTTTTAGCTACGGGGGAAGTAGTTTTATAACTTTTGCTTGTCTGTTTGGAATTTTGCAAAATTTAATAACATTTCGTATAAAAGATGCCTACGAAACTACGCATATTAGGTTATAG
- a CDS encoding RluA family pseudouridine synthase: MDKFIAENSARLDVFLSGVLQISRNQIANLIKSNAVFVNSNLANKPSFKLNLGDLVEIFYPDTTDKDGANSQICEFEVEILYEDDDLLVINKPANLVVHSAPSVKEPTLVDWLKQNSYTLSTINGEIRAGIVHRLDKGTSGALVVAKTNFAHANLSEQLSDKSMGRIYLAMTDLALKDDCVIENFIGRNPSNRLKKAVLSQSASDARFAKSAFVNLHSEAGFNLIGAKLFTGRTHQIRVHLASLNRHILGDTLYGFKSQNDKIERIFLHAYLLYFTHPRTGEMLKITANLPKEFENLIAKSAKKDEIYEKILPTNIERSFEFICSRLR; this comes from the coding sequence TTGGATAAATTTATCGCAGAAAATTCGGCTAGACTTGATGTTTTTTTAAGTGGCGTTTTGCAAATTTCGAGAAATCAAATCGCAAATTTGATAAAATCAAACGCCGTTTTTGTGAATTCAAATTTAGCAAATAAGCCGTCTTTTAAGCTAAATTTGGGCGATCTTGTGGAAATTTTTTACCCCGATACTACCGACAAGGACGGGGCAAATTCGCAAATTTGCGAATTCGAAGTGGAAATTTTATACGAAGATGATGATTTATTAGTCATTAATAAACCCGCAAATTTGGTCGTGCATAGCGCACCAAGTGTCAAAGAGCCTACGCTTGTGGATTGGTTAAAGCAAAATTCTTACACGCTTTCGACGATTAACGGCGAAATTCGCGCCGGAATCGTTCATCGCCTTGATAAAGGCACAAGCGGGGCGTTAGTGGTGGCTAAAACAAATTTTGCCCATGCAAATTTAAGCGAACAACTAAGCGATAAATCAATGGGGCGAATTTATCTAGCGATGACGGATTTAGCGTTAAAAGATGACTGCGTGATAGAAAATTTCATTGGACGAAATCCGTCAAATCGCCTAAAAAAGGCAGTTCTTAGCCAAAGTGCGAGTGATGCAAGATTTGCAAAAAGTGCGTTTGTAAATTTGCATAGTGAAGCAGGATTTAACCTAATCGGTGCAAAACTTTTCACAGGCAGAACTCATCAAATCAGAGTTCATCTAGCAAGTCTAAATCGCCACATTTTAGGCGATACTTTATATGGATTTAAGAGCCAAAATGATAAAATTGAGCGAATTTTCTTACACGCATATTTGCTTTATTTTACGCACCCACGAACGGGCGAAATGCTAAAAATAACGGCAAATTTGCCAAAAGAATTTGAAAATTTGATAGCAAAATCAGCTAAAAAGGACGAAATTTATGAGAAAATTTTACCGACTAACATTGAGCGCAGCTTTGAGTTTATTTGTAGCAGGTTGCGCTAA
- the trmB gene encoding tRNA (guanosine(46)-N7)-methyltransferase TrmB translates to MPNFIAKKIKELNFPFRLGETEFLSLINGRKLDLIHTKSFDSEFFITLKPSGDKFIIKGEKVSKPAKIGHLQKALQIFKDEFCDEIVSESFAFKNKSLIEKTTKILDENEVLNLIKAYKFSKIFIEIGFGSGRHLLFQARQNSDTLVIGIEIYKPAIEQVAKLAIKENLQNVALINTDARILLSMIDSNLIDKIFLHFPVPWDDAPHRRVISHEFAKECVRTLKIGGKFELRTDSKLYFEFAKEIFGEFSKFGKSEFFKNQNLQISSKYEDRWKKMDKDIFDFIFENSQISDDLKENFVLEFPKFDKDKIYKNFTNEAFKGDDFFVHFEEIYKNDEKIFIRVSLGAFDLPQQCYLVIGEDFSSYFIKFPLVIRQTFKAHKKVTEILEKWQCSI, encoded by the coding sequence ATGCCAAATTTCATAGCAAAAAAAATCAAAGAGCTAAATTTTCCGTTTCGCTTGGGCGAGACGGAATTTTTATCTTTGATAAACGGTAGAAAGCTAGATCTAATCCACACAAAAAGCTTTGATAGCGAGTTTTTTATCACTCTTAAACCAAGCGGGGATAAATTTATCATAAAAGGCGAAAAGGTTAGCAAACCAGCTAAAATAGGGCATTTACAAAAAGCTTTGCAAATTTTTAAAGATGAATTTTGTGATGAAATCGTAAGCGAATCTTTTGCTTTTAAAAATAAATCTTTGATAGAAAAAACTACAAAAATTTTAGATGAAAACGAAGTTTTAAATTTGATAAAAGCATACAAATTTAGCAAAATTTTTATCGAAATTGGCTTTGGTTCTGGCAGACATTTGCTTTTTCAAGCTAGGCAAAATAGCGATACATTGGTAATCGGCATCGAAATTTACAAACCTGCAATCGAGCAGGTCGCAAAACTAGCAATCAAAGAAAATTTACAAAATGTCGCTTTGATAAATACCGATGCGCGAATTTTGCTAAGTATGATTGATTCGAATTTAATTGATAAAATTTTTCTTCATTTTCCCGTCCCTTGGGACGATGCGCCGCACCGAAGAGTGATTTCGCACGAATTTGCAAAAGAGTGTGTTAGAACGCTCAAAATTGGCGGTAAATTCGAGCTTAGAACCGATAGCAAGCTATATTTTGAATTTGCAAAAGAGATTTTTGGCGAATTTAGCAAATTTGGCAAAAGCGAGTTTTTTAAAAATCAAAATTTGCAAATTTCAAGCAAATATGAAGATCGCTGGAAAAAAATGGATAAAGATATTTTTGATTTTATCTTTGAAAATTCGCAAATTTCGGACGATTTAAAAGAGAATTTTGTTTTGGAATTTCCAAAATTTGACAAAGATAAAATTTATAAAAATTTCACAAATGAAGCCTTTAAAGGCGATGATTTTTTTGTGCATTTTGAAGAAATTTACAAAAACGATGAGAAAATTTTTATAAGAGTTTCGCTTGGTGCTTTTGATTTGCCACAACAATGCTATTTGGTTATCGGCGAAGATTTTTCGTCATATTTTATCAAATTTCCTTTGGTCATCAGGCAAACTTTTAAGGCACACAAAAAAGTTACGGAGATACTAGAAAAATGGCAATGCAGTATTTAA
- a CDS encoding cell division ATP-binding protein FtsE, producing MQYLNDEKPDIITARKLTLGYERDIDIISEADFSIKVNDFVIITGLSGSGKSTLLKSFYGGIGIKSGYLNVCLCDLKDISASGLRILRKRIGIIFQDYRLINEWTIEKNIMLPLMIMGQSPQVCKSQAEKLLKHIELLHKADKFPMELSGGEQQRVAMARALAHNPQLLICDEPTGNLDDRSSEIIWRLLRSAREAWGACVVVVTHKRPATLRFAYRHFEIKDAKVYEIN from the coding sequence ATGCAGTATTTAAACGACGAAAAACCCGATATAATCACGGCTAGAAAGCTCACACTTGGTTATGAACGCGACATTGATATTATTAGCGAAGCTGATTTTAGCATAAAAGTAAATGATTTTGTCATTATAACAGGACTTAGCGGAAGCGGTAAATCTACGCTTTTAAAGTCATTTTACGGCGGAATTGGCATAAAAAGCGGCTATTTAAATGTTTGTTTGTGTGATTTAAAAGATATTAGTGCAAGTGGGCTACGAATTTTACGCAAACGAATCGGCATTATTTTTCAAGATTATCGTTTGATAAATGAGTGGACTATCGAAAAAAACATAATGCTTCCGTTGATGATAATGGGGCAATCACCGCAAGTTTGCAAAAGTCAAGCAGAAAAGCTTTTAAAGCATATCGAGCTTTTGCATAAAGCCGATAAATTTCCTATGGAGCTTTCTGGTGGCGAACAGCAACGAGTGGCGATGGCAAGAGCCTTAGCACACAATCCGCAACTTTTAATCTGCGACGAACCAACAGGAAACCTTGATGATAGATCAAGCGAAATCATCTGGCGTTTGCTTCGCTCGGCAAGAGAAGCTTGGGGTGCGTGTGTGGTTGTAGTTACGCACAAAAGACCGGCTACGCTTCGTTTTGCGTATAGACATTTTGAGATAAAGGACGCAAAAGTTTATGAAATCAATTAA
- a CDS encoding FtsX-like permease family protein encodes MKSIKTHFGVIISLVALLFSVQFGVFINNLIKSYEISIQNEYNIVLVAKNELSLEAIKEVAPEVASISQIGTKTITDRLKGRISNENLVNLNKNLPKFYSVKLSSFPNSRELEIIEEKLKNIGDLNRVEIFKKTHDDIFKILLLLKSLVYGFALLIVLLGLMLIYKQMRIWVYEHKSRIEIMDLFGASFIIKSGKLYRMAVVDSVIATLIVIAFYLFLPSWELFTNTMQSIADLNVAINLPYDGLVLFGIAIVLSLIAVSLVMIESGSKKQ; translated from the coding sequence ATGAAATCAATTAAAACACATTTTGGCGTGATTATTTCGCTTGTTGCGCTTTTGTTTTCGGTTCAGTTTGGCGTTTTTATAAATAATTTGATAAAAAGCTACGAAATTTCTATTCAAAACGAATACAACATAGTTTTGGTAGCAAAAAACGAGCTTAGTTTGGAAGCTATAAAAGAAGTAGCGCCCGAAGTCGCAAGTATCTCTCAAATCGGCACAAAAACTATAACAGATAGATTAAAAGGGCGAATTTCAAATGAAAATTTGGTAAATTTAAATAAAAATTTGCCTAAATTTTATAGCGTAAAACTCTCGTCGTTTCCGAATTCAAGGGAACTTGAAATCATCGAAGAAAAACTTAAAAATATAGGCGATTTAAATAGGGTTGAAATTTTCAAAAAAACCCATGATGATATTTTTAAAATTTTACTTTTGTTAAAAAGTTTGGTTTATGGATTTGCCCTTTTAATCGTGCTTTTGGGGTTAATGTTGATTTATAAACAAATGCGAATTTGGGTTTATGAGCATAAATCTCGCATTGAGATTATGGATTTATTTGGCGCAAGTTTTATCATCAAAAGTGGAAAACTTTATCGCATGGCGGTCGTAGATAGCGTGATAGCGACTTTGATTGTAATTGCGTTTTATCTATTTTTGCCAAGTTGGGAGCTTTTTACAAACACCATGCAAAGCATAGCCGATCTAAATGTGGCGATAAATTTACCTTATGACGGGCTTGTGCTTTTTGGCATTGCGATTGTTTTATCGCTGATTGCGGTTAGTTTGGTTATGATCGAAAGCGGAAGTAAAAAACAATGA